A genome region from Flavobacterium sp. CFS9 includes the following:
- a CDS encoding GNAT family N-acetyltransferase — translation MEIQQINDTRRGYFEAVEEGKQAGKMTYTWAGDSKFIIDHTEVNEEFNGKGVGKKLVMAAVEYARNNDLKIIPLCPFAKSVFDKVSEIHDVLFS, via the coding sequence ATGGAAATTCAACAAATAAACGATACAAGAAGAGGCTATTTTGAAGCTGTAGAAGAAGGAAAACAAGCCGGAAAAATGACTTATACCTGGGCAGGTGATTCAAAATTCATCATCGACCATACTGAAGTAAACGAGGAATTTAACGGAAAAGGAGTCGGTAAAAAACTGGTTATGGCCGCTGTGGAATACGCCCGAAATAACGATTTGAAAATTATCCCGCTTTGTCCTTTTGCCAAAAGTGTTTTTGATAAGGTGAGCGAAATTCATGATGTACTTTTTTCTTAA
- a CDS encoding OsmC family protein — MNTLSAHIDTRLYRTEITSASGNIVIADEPQEAGGKNLGFSPSELLASSLASCTLITLRMYINRKQWDVSEINIKVDFERDLDNKISLFTRKIEIIGEVDDKQRQRLETIANSCPIHKTLTNSIEIKTTLI, encoded by the coding sequence ATGAATACACTATCAGCACACATCGATACCCGTTTGTACCGAACGGAAATCACATCTGCCAGCGGAAATATTGTAATTGCCGACGAACCTCAGGAAGCAGGTGGCAAAAACTTAGGATTTAGTCCGTCAGAATTACTGGCTTCTTCTCTGGCTTCCTGTACTTTGATAACGCTTCGAATGTATATCAACCGCAAACAATGGGATGTAAGCGAAATCAATATCAAAGTTGACTTTGAAAGAGATTTGGACAACAAAATCTCTCTGTTTACAAGAAAAATAGAAATTATCGGCGAGGTCGACGACAAACAAAGACAACGTCTTGAAACGATTGCCAACAGCTGTCCGATACATAAAACCTTAACCAATTCAATCGAAATTAAAACCACACTAATATAA
- a CDS encoding pirin family protein, translating into MSNISLIIEERAANIGNFMVGRLLPFREKRAVGPFVFIDHMGPAHLNQYQNMDVPPHPHIGLSTLTFLFEGSIMHRDSLGTELEIKPGAVNWMTAGKGIVHSERTPEYLRHSDKMLHGLQIWVALPKELEEMDPNFTHVEASDIPSWEEDGVSYKLIAGEAFGKKSPVPVYSPLYFIEIKSTEARKINIGKDLFGESGLYILEGSIKSGEHVYDPKQILITNDSTLCEFEIAENTTVYIFGGQPFPEEHFIFWNFVSSDKNRIEKAKKDWTEQTFPKVPGETEFVPLPDPKMR; encoded by the coding sequence ATGTCAAATATCAGTTTAATCATCGAAGAACGTGCTGCCAATATTGGTAATTTTATGGTAGGCCGTCTATTGCCTTTCCGTGAAAAAAGAGCGGTTGGCCCATTTGTTTTTATCGACCATATGGGGCCGGCACATTTAAATCAGTATCAAAATATGGATGTCCCTCCTCATCCGCACATCGGACTTTCTACTTTGACTTTTTTGTTTGAAGGAAGTATTATGCACCGTGACAGCTTGGGTACCGAACTGGAAATAAAACCCGGCGCCGTAAACTGGATGACAGCCGGAAAAGGAATCGTGCATTCAGAACGCACTCCTGAATATTTAAGACATTCTGACAAGATGCTCCACGGTCTTCAAATTTGGGTGGCATTGCCTAAAGAACTGGAAGAAATGGACCCCAACTTTACACACGTAGAAGCCAGTGATATTCCGAGTTGGGAAGAAGACGGAGTTTCATATAAATTAATAGCAGGAGAAGCATTTGGTAAAAAATCACCTGTTCCTGTATATAGTCCGCTTTACTTTATCGAAATCAAAAGTACCGAAGCCAGAAAAATTAATATTGGAAAAGATCTTTTTGGCGAAAGCGGTTTGTATATTCTTGAAGGAAGCATTAAAAGCGGTGAGCATGTCTACGATCCAAAACAAATTCTAATTACCAACGACAGCACTTTATGTGAGTTCGAAATAGCCGAAAACACAACGGTTTATATTTTTGGAGGACAGCCCTTTCCGGAAGAACACTTTATCTTTTGGAACTTTGTTTCCTCTGATAAAAATCGAATAGAAAAAGCTAAAAAAGACTGGACAGAACAGACTTTCCCTAAGGTTCCGGGTGAAACTGAGTTTGTTCCTTTACCTGATCCTAAAATGCGATAA
- a CDS encoding DNA alkylation repair protein, whose product MGLIKDIYSVSFYEQFGQAVAEVHPTFDKQKFIAAIYEGDFSQKEWKDRMKHTTVVLHQFMPENFPEAVALLDKIIENLKKNSFTDSNLAFIFFADYIEMYGLDDFKTSAKAFVSITQFISCEFAVRPFILKYKEQMIDEMTKWSLHENHHVRRLASEGSRPRLPWAMAIPYLKKDPASILPILENLKSDPSEYVRRSVANNLNDIVKDNPQIVLKIARKWKDQSKETDGIIKHGCRTLLKQGHPEILSHYGLDNTNVELSSFEIKTPLVKIGDYLQFHFHLNNKNNKPKTIRLEYAVHYKKAKGHLAKKVFKISEKVYQPNETIKVERNQSFKIITTRVFHTGMHQLSIIINGIESEPLDFELIK is encoded by the coding sequence ATGGGATTAATTAAAGACATTTACTCCGTTTCTTTCTACGAACAATTTGGTCAGGCTGTTGCAGAAGTGCATCCAACATTTGACAAACAAAAATTTATTGCGGCCATTTATGAAGGCGATTTTAGCCAAAAGGAATGGAAAGACCGCATGAAGCACACCACGGTTGTTTTACATCAGTTTATGCCTGAAAATTTCCCGGAAGCTGTTGCTTTATTGGACAAAATTATTGAAAATCTGAAGAAAAACAGTTTTACCGATAGCAATCTGGCCTTTATATTTTTTGCTGATTATATCGAAATGTATGGCCTGGATGATTTTAAAACCTCTGCGAAAGCCTTTGTTTCTATCACTCAATTTATAAGCTGCGAATTTGCCGTTCGCCCTTTTATTCTAAAATACAAAGAGCAGATGATTGATGAAATGACCAAATGGTCTCTGCATGAAAATCATCATGTTCGTAGATTGGCCAGTGAAGGCAGCCGACCAAGATTGCCGTGGGCAATGGCGATTCCGTACTTAAAAAAAGACCCTGCCTCTATCCTGCCAATTTTAGAGAATTTAAAAAGTGATCCTTCAGAATATGTGCGTCGCAGTGTCGCCAATAACCTGAACGATATTGTAAAAGACAATCCGCAAATCGTCTTAAAAATTGCCCGTAAATGGAAAGATCAAAGCAAAGAAACGGATGGAATTATCAAACACGGCTGTCGTACTTTATTAAAACAAGGGCATCCCGAAATCCTGAGTCATTATGGTCTGGACAATACCAATGTTGAACTTTCTTCTTTTGAAATCAAAACACCTCTTGTAAAAATTGGAGATTATCTGCAGTTTCACTTTCATCTGAACAATAAAAATAATAAACCAAAAACGATTCGTTTAGAATATGCTGTTCATTATAAAAAAGCAAAAGGACATCTGGCGAAAAAAGTCTTTAAAATTAGTGAGAAGGTTTACCAACCCAATGAAACCATTAAAGTGGAGCGAAATCAGTCCTTCAAAATCATCACTACACGTGTTTTTCATACCGGAATGCATCAGTTATCGATTATTATCAATGGAATAGAAAGTGAACCACTCGATTTTGAATTGATTAAATGA
- the nadC gene encoding carboxylating nicotinate-nucleotide diphosphorylase produces the protein MISEEQFQSELQLLISNAIREDVGAGDYSSLACIPDTAHGQAKLLVKDQGIIAGVALAKMIFEYVDPKLKMKVFIEDGTHVEYGDVVFEVSGSSQSILKAERVVLNSMQRMSAIATKTDQYVQLLDGTGAKILDTRKTTPNFRVAEKWAVKIGGGENHRFALYDMVMLKDNHIDFAGGITLAIKKTKEYLKENHLDLKIIVEARNLDEIREILLSDGVHRILIDNFNYEDTKTAVQLIGNKCQTESSGNINEKTIREYGLCGVDYISSGALTHSVYNMDLSLKAF, from the coding sequence ATGATTAGCGAAGAACAGTTTCAAAGCGAATTACAATTATTAATCAGCAATGCAATTCGGGAAGATGTAGGAGCGGGAGATTACAGTTCACTGGCTTGTATTCCGGACACGGCGCACGGGCAGGCTAAATTACTGGTAAAAGATCAGGGAATTATTGCTGGCGTTGCATTGGCAAAAATGATTTTTGAATACGTAGATCCGAAATTAAAAATGAAAGTTTTTATAGAAGATGGGACTCATGTAGAATATGGCGATGTAGTTTTTGAAGTTTCAGGAAGTTCTCAGTCTATTTTAAAAGCAGAGAGAGTGGTTTTGAACAGCATGCAGCGTATGTCTGCCATTGCAACCAAAACAGATCAATATGTACAGCTATTGGACGGAACCGGAGCAAAAATATTAGATACCCGTAAAACGACTCCAAATTTCAGAGTTGCTGAAAAGTGGGCAGTCAAAATCGGAGGAGGAGAAAATCATCGTTTTGCATTGTACGATATGGTTATGCTGAAAGACAACCATATTGATTTTGCAGGAGGAATTACACTTGCGATCAAGAAGACCAAAGAGTATTTAAAAGAGAATCATTTAGACTTGAAAATTATTGTCGAGGCCAGAAATTTAGATGAGATTCGTGAGATTCTTTTAAGTGATGGTGTTCACAGAATTCTAATCGATAATTTTAATTACGAAGACACTAAAACAGCGGTGCAATTAATAGGCAATAAATGTCAGACGGAATCTTCAGGCAATATTAATGAAAAAACAATCCGTGAATACGGACTTTGCGGTGTCGATTACATTTCATCTGGAGCACTAACGCACTCTGTTTATAACATGGATTTAAGTCTGAAGGCTTTTTAA
- a CDS encoding YihY/virulence factor BrkB family protein, translating to MSKEIEERIEKVPVVRSVVRFFKRIKLPWLEGFSLYDLLEMYTIGIIEGAFSYHASAVSFSFFMALFPFALFILNLIPFIPIDGFQQDFLQFVQQGVPPNTYEAISKIISDILNNSHSGLLSSGFLLSIFLMANGINGILSGFESSKHVFDKRGFLNQYLVALAISLIMTVILFVTVATIVVFEVFIQKTIIQDVLSDRIPLIILGRYLFVVLMILITSSLLLRYGTKQYNKVPFISIGSVFTTILIVISSFFFGIWVIKFSKYNELYGSIGTLLILMFYIWINCMILLLGFELNATIRKLKQKKNK from the coding sequence ATGTCTAAAGAAATAGAAGAGCGGATTGAGAAAGTTCCCGTGGTACGATCTGTAGTTCGTTTTTTCAAGAGAATAAAATTGCCCTGGCTCGAAGGTTTCTCGTTATATGATTTGCTTGAAATGTATACCATTGGTATTATCGAAGGAGCATTTTCGTATCATGCGAGTGCTGTTTCGTTCAGCTTTTTTATGGCTTTGTTTCCTTTTGCATTATTTATTTTAAACTTAATTCCCTTTATTCCTATTGATGGATTTCAGCAGGACTTTTTGCAGTTTGTGCAGCAGGGAGTTCCTCCAAATACCTACGAGGCCATCAGTAAAATTATAAGTGATATTTTGAACAACAGTCACTCCGGTTTATTGTCGTCGGGATTTTTGCTTTCGATATTTTTGATGGCAAATGGTATTAACGGTATTTTGAGCGGTTTCGAATCTTCAAAACATGTTTTTGACAAACGTGGTTTTCTGAATCAATACCTGGTGGCGCTGGCGATTTCGCTTATTATGACCGTTATATTGTTTGTGACAGTAGCTACAATTGTTGTTTTTGAGGTGTTCATTCAAAAAACAATCATTCAGGATGTGTTAAGCGATCGCATTCCGCTGATTATTTTAGGGCGATATTTGTTCGTTGTTTTAATGATTTTGATAACCTCTTCACTATTATTACGTTATGGTACGAAGCAATATAATAAAGTGCCTTTTATAAGTATTGGATCAGTTTTTACAACCATCTTAATTGTGATATCTTCATTCTTTTTTGGGATTTGGGTTATAAAATTCTCAAAATATAATGAACTTTATGGTTCGATTGGTACATTATTAATTCTAATGTTTTATATTTGGATAAACTGTATGATTCTGCTTTTGGGATTTGAATTGAATGCCACTATCAGAAAATTAAAACAAAAAAAAAATAAATAA
- a CDS encoding DUF2147 domain-containing protein, whose product MKNWMLTIGIFFLTLGTIQGQGVIGKWKTIDDETGEAKSIVEIYEKSGKVYGKIVEILRENHKKDVCAKCDGADKNKPILGMVIINGLKKDGSEYSGGTILDPTNGKKYKCYIALESVDKLKLRGYVGISIMGRTQYWSRVKN is encoded by the coding sequence ATGAAAAATTGGATGTTAACGATTGGTATTTTTTTTCTGACACTAGGCACAATTCAGGGTCAGGGTGTAATTGGAAAATGGAAAACAATTGATGATGAAACCGGCGAAGCAAAATCTATTGTAGAGATTTATGAAAAATCCGGAAAAGTGTATGGTAAAATTGTAGAAATACTTCGCGAAAACCACAAAAAAGACGTTTGTGCTAAATGTGACGGAGCGGATAAAAACAAACCAATTTTAGGTATGGTCATCATCAACGGACTTAAAAAAGACGGTTCTGAATACAGTGGAGGAACCATTTTAGATCCGACAAACGGAAAAAAATACAAGTGTTATATTGCATTAGAATCAGTAGATAAACTTAAACTTCGTGGTTATGTTGGTATTTCTATCATGGGAAGAACACAATACTGGAGCAGAGTGAAGAATTAA
- the bla-B1-FLAV gene encoding subclass B1 metallo-beta-lactamase, whose translation MRKLALIALFLVQLSQSFAQSKNSPLQISHLTGDFYVYKTFHDYKGTLISANAMYLVTDKGVVLFDAPWDKTQFQPLLDSIKARHHQEVVMHFATHAHEDRAGGLDFYRKKGIKTYTIKATDQILEKNKEGRAEFVIPDDTLFTVGKYTFEVYYPGKGHASDNIVVWFNKEKVLYGGCFVKSVEAKDLGYLGDADVKEWEKSILKVQSKFKNPKYIVTGHDDLKDLNSLKHTLKLVKGYNAAKSSVK comes from the coding sequence ATGCGAAAATTAGCATTGATAGCTTTATTCCTGGTACAGCTATCCCAAAGTTTTGCACAGTCTAAGAATTCGCCATTACAAATAAGTCATCTTACAGGTGACTTTTATGTTTATAAGACGTTTCACGATTATAAAGGCACGCTGATTTCAGCCAATGCTATGTATTTGGTTACAGATAAAGGAGTTGTCTTGTTTGATGCTCCTTGGGACAAAACACAATTTCAGCCTTTGTTGGACAGTATTAAGGCAAGACATCATCAAGAAGTTGTGATGCACTTTGCCACGCATGCGCATGAAGACAGGGCAGGTGGTTTGGATTTCTACCGAAAAAAAGGAATTAAGACCTATACAATAAAAGCAACAGATCAGATTCTGGAGAAAAATAAAGAAGGAAGAGCTGAGTTTGTTATTCCGGATGATACCTTGTTTACAGTTGGTAAATATACTTTTGAAGTGTATTATCCTGGAAAAGGACATGCATCTGATAATATTGTAGTTTGGTTCAATAAAGAAAAAGTACTTTACGGAGGCTGTTTTGTTAAAAGTGTAGAAGCAAAAGATTTAGGTTATCTTGGAGATGCAGATGTAAAAGAGTGGGAGAAATCCATTCTGAAAGTGCAATCGAAGTTTAAAAATCCAAAATACATTGTTACTGGTCATGATGATTTGAAAGATTTAAACTCTTTGAAACATACATTGAAACTGGTTAAGGGATACAATGCTGCAAAGTCTTCGGTTAAATAA
- the priA gene encoding primosomal protein N' encodes MFFIEVVLPLSLAKTFTYRVSEAEFHFIKKGMRVAVPFGKNKIYTALVIELHQNEPGLYEAREIHQILDEKPIATEVQIKHWLWVANYYMCAIGDVYRGAFPTGLLLESETIVSHKPEVVVNDSELSDDEFLIYEALQHQSSLKVQEIASILNKKNILPTLQKLLARDVIVLDEEIKEGYKPKLVRYVKLHAQYESDNGLGELLEVLKNANKQKELVLAYFQTMASEKKPITVKKLVEVSGSTSAAVKALIDKEIFEEYLLQQDRVSFTGQTTDDQLLLSEAQTRAFTAIKESFTEKEVCLLHGVTSSGKTEIYIKLIEEYLKTGRQVLYLLPEIALTTQLVSRLRFYFGDKVAVFHSKYSNNERVEVWKQTLENSEKAQIVIGARSALFLPFDNLGLLIVDEEHEQTFKQTDPAPRYHARDAAIVLANFHKAKVLLGSATPSIETYFNAQADKYGLVSLTERYNNVRMPEILLVDLKDKHFRKRMTGHFSDLLIEEIGEALSLGEQIILFQNRRGYSPIIECMTCGHVPHCQQCDVSLTFHKHKNQLRCHYCGYSIAKPTHCHSCSSIDLTTKGFGTEQIEQELVTLFPKAKTGRMDQDTTRGKFGFEKIIDSFKNREIDILVGTQMLAKGLDFDNVSLVGIMNADNMLHHPDFRAFERSYQMMTQVAGRAGRSEKQGKVVIQTYNPNHNTIQQVTNHNYIGMYKEQLYDRQIYRYPPYFRIIKLTLKHRDFDKLKEGSMWLYQVLSQNLNMPVLGPEEPAISRIRNEYIRTILIKIPQNQHLVNTKKTIQKMLNSFEAVAQYRAIKVIANVDFY; translated from the coding sequence ATGTTTTTTATTGAAGTCGTTTTACCGCTTTCATTAGCTAAAACTTTTACCTATCGTGTTTCTGAGGCTGAATTTCATTTTATTAAAAAAGGAATGCGGGTTGCGGTGCCATTTGGTAAAAATAAAATTTATACGGCATTGGTTATTGAACTGCATCAAAATGAACCGGGTTTGTATGAAGCCAGGGAAATTCATCAGATATTAGACGAAAAACCTATCGCAACCGAAGTCCAGATCAAGCACTGGCTTTGGGTGGCGAATTATTATATGTGTGCTATCGGTGATGTTTATCGAGGCGCTTTTCCAACGGGATTATTGCTGGAAAGTGAGACTATTGTTTCGCACAAACCTGAAGTTGTTGTAAATGATTCTGAGCTTTCTGATGATGAATTTTTGATTTATGAAGCGCTACAACATCAAAGTTCATTAAAAGTTCAGGAGATTGCTTCGATTTTGAATAAGAAAAATATCCTTCCTACACTTCAAAAGTTACTTGCCAGAGATGTTATTGTTCTGGATGAAGAAATTAAAGAAGGATACAAACCAAAACTGGTTCGATATGTGAAGCTGCATGCTCAATACGAATCCGATAATGGTTTAGGAGAATTGCTTGAAGTTCTAAAAAACGCCAACAAACAAAAGGAACTGGTGCTGGCGTATTTTCAAACTATGGCTTCTGAAAAGAAACCCATCACAGTAAAAAAGTTGGTTGAGGTTTCGGGTTCTACTTCAGCTGCCGTAAAAGCTTTGATTGATAAAGAAATTTTTGAAGAGTATCTTTTGCAGCAAGACAGAGTTTCGTTTACAGGACAAACAACAGACGATCAATTGTTGTTAAGTGAAGCACAAACGAGAGCTTTTACTGCAATTAAAGAGAGTTTTACAGAAAAAGAAGTATGTTTGCTTCATGGTGTTACCTCAAGTGGTAAAACAGAGATTTACATCAAACTGATTGAAGAATATCTGAAAACCGGAAGGCAAGTTCTTTATTTGTTGCCGGAAATAGCTTTGACGACGCAATTGGTTTCAAGACTAAGGTTTTATTTTGGAGACAAAGTAGCTGTTTTTCATTCGAAATACAGTAATAATGAAAGAGTTGAGGTTTGGAAGCAAACGCTTGAAAATTCAGAAAAAGCCCAAATTGTAATAGGGGCAAGATCGGCTTTGTTTCTGCCTTTTGATAATTTAGGTTTATTGATTGTAGACGAAGAGCATGAACAGACTTTTAAGCAAACCGATCCGGCACCACGTTATCATGCGAGAGATGCGGCAATTGTTTTGGCTAATTTTCATAAAGCAAAAGTGCTATTGGGTTCGGCGACACCAAGTATTGAAACCTATTTTAATGCGCAGGCAGATAAGTATGGTTTAGTATCACTTACAGAACGTTATAATAATGTTCGAATGCCTGAAATTCTTTTAGTGGATTTAAAAGACAAACATTTCAGAAAAAGAATGACCGGACATTTCAGTGATCTTTTAATTGAAGAAATAGGAGAGGCTTTGTCTTTGGGAGAGCAAATTATTTTGTTTCAAAACCGACGAGGATATTCACCTATAATAGAATGTATGACTTGCGGTCATGTACCGCATTGTCAGCAGTGTGATGTGAGTCTGACTTTTCACAAACATAAAAATCAGCTGCGTTGTCACTATTGTGGTTATTCGATTGCAAAACCAACGCATTGTCATAGTTGTTCGAGTATCGATTTGACGACTAAAGGATTCGGGACAGAACAAATCGAGCAGGAGCTGGTTACACTTTTTCCTAAAGCCAAAACAGGCCGAATGGATCAGGATACCACCCGTGGGAAATTTGGTTTCGAAAAAATAATAGATTCCTTTAAAAATCGTGAAATTGATATTTTGGTCGGTACGCAAATGCTGGCGAAAGGACTGGATTTCGACAATGTAAGTCTGGTTGGAATTATGAATGCGGATAATATGCTGCATCATCCTGATTTTAGGGCTTTCGAACGCAGTTATCAAATGATGACACAAGTAGCGGGGAGAGCCGGAAGGTCAGAAAAACAAGGGAAAGTAGTGATTCAAACCTATAATCCGAATCACAATACGATTCAGCAGGTGACCAACCATAATTATATAGGTATGTATAAGGAGCAATTGTACGATCGTCAGATCTACAGATACCCGCCTTACTTCAGAATTATAAAGCTGACTTTAAAGCATCGGGATTTCGATAAATTGAAGGAAGGTTCGATGTGGCTGTATCAGGTTTTGAGTCAAAATTTAAATATGCCGGTACTGGGTCCGGAAGAGCCTGCGATCAGCAGAATCAGAAATGAATATATCCGAACGATTTTGATTAAGATTCCGCAAAATCAGCATTTGGTGAATACGAAAAAAACTATTCAGAAAATGCTGAATAGTTTTGAGGCTGTTGCTCAGTACAGAGCTATAAAAGTTATTGCCAATGTTGACTTTTATTAA
- a CDS encoding LytTR family DNA-binding domain-containing protein produces MKLNCVVVDDSSIQRTIIAKLVNNHPGLHLIGDFSNAIEAKSCISLNNIDLIFLDIEMPVINGFDFLDGLKSKPQIIFITSKAEYALKAFDYDATDYLQKPIAVDRFNASVKRAIDMHLLKKDIKEEEGEHIFIKSNLKKLKIFTAKIKWIEAFGDYVRVVTEDDSNLVLSTMKSFENDLSKDKFIRVHKSYIINIDKVERFNSKFAEIGITKIPLSRNKKEDLVKALSTSS; encoded by the coding sequence ATGAAGCTAAACTGTGTTGTTGTAGATGATAGTTCTATACAAAGAACTATTATTGCAAAATTAGTTAATAATCACCCAGGTTTGCATTTAATCGGGGATTTTTCAAATGCAATAGAGGCAAAAAGCTGTATCTCTCTAAATAATATTGACTTAATTTTTCTTGATATAGAAATGCCCGTTATTAATGGGTTTGATTTTCTTGACGGACTAAAATCTAAGCCACAAATTATATTTATTACTTCTAAAGCAGAATATGCTTTAAAAGCTTTCGACTATGACGCTACTGATTACCTTCAGAAACCTATTGCGGTAGATCGTTTTAATGCTTCTGTAAAAAGAGCTATTGACATGCATTTACTAAAAAAGGACATCAAAGAAGAAGAAGGCGAACATATATTTATCAAAAGTAATCTGAAAAAACTTAAAATATTCACCGCAAAAATCAAATGGATTGAAGCTTTTGGGGATTATGTAAGAGTGGTTACCGAAGACGACAGTAATCTGGTGCTTTCAACCATGAAATCTTTTGAAAACGATCTGTCGAAAGACAAATTCATTCGCGTGCATAAGTCCTATATCATTAACATTGATAAAGTAGAACGCTTTAACAGTAAATTTGCTGAGATTGGCATAACCAAAATTCCTCTTAGCCGAAACAAAAAAGAAGATCTGGTAAAAGCGCTCTCAACTTCTTCGTAA
- the rpsF gene encoding 30S ribosomal protein S6, with translation MNHYETVFILNPVLSEVQVKETVTKFEEFLTSRGAEMVSKEDWGLKKMAYEIQNKKSGFYHLFEFKVAGEVLVAFETEFRRDERVMRFLTVSLDKHAISWAERRRAKLKSTKA, from the coding sequence ATGAATCATTATGAAACTGTTTTCATTTTAAATCCCGTTTTATCTGAGGTTCAGGTGAAGGAAACAGTAACGAAATTTGAAGAATTTCTTACTAGTAGAGGAGCTGAAATGGTATCGAAAGAGGATTGGGGTCTTAAAAAAATGGCTTACGAAATCCAAAACAAAAAAAGTGGTTTTTATCACTTATTCGAATTCAAAGTAGCTGGAGAAGTTCTTGTAGCTTTTGAAACTGAATTCAGACGTGACGAAAGAGTTATGCGTTTCTTAACTGTAAGTTTAGACAAACATGCTATTTCATGGGCGGAAAGAAGAAGAGCTAAATTAAAATCTACTAAAGCGTAA
- the rpsR gene encoding 30S ribosomal protein S18, which translates to MSTIEQSAKGKKDGDIRYLTPLNIETNKTKKYCRFKKSGIKYIDYKDADFLLKFVNEQGKILPRRLTGTSLKYQRKVSVAVKRARHLALMPYVADLLK; encoded by the coding sequence ATGTCTACAATTGAGCAATCTGCAAAAGGAAAAAAAGACGGAGATATCAGATATTTAACGCCTTTAAACATTGAAACTAACAAAACTAAAAAGTACTGTCGTTTCAAAAAATCAGGAATCAAATACATCGATTATAAAGATGCTGATTTCTTATTGAAATTCGTTAATGAGCAAGGAAAAATTCTTCCTCGTCGTTTAACAGGAACTTCATTAAAATACCAAAGAAAAGTGTCTGTAGCTGTAAAAAGAGCTCGTCACTTAGCTTTAATGCCATACGTGGCCGATTTATTAAAATAA
- the rplI gene encoding 50S ribosomal protein L9 encodes MELILKQDVQNLGFKDDVVSVKPGYGRNFLIPQGFATLATPSAKKVLAENLKQRAHKEAKVVADAKALAETLKALEIKLTAKAGGEKLFGSITNIDIAEALEKSGNAIDRKFITSGIVKRTGKYTASVRLHRDVIVELAYEIIAEK; translated from the coding sequence ATGGAACTTATTTTAAAACAAGACGTACAAAACTTAGGATTTAAAGATGATGTAGTATCTGTAAAACCTGGTTACGGTCGTAACTTTTTAATTCCTCAGGGTTTTGCTACTTTAGCAACTCCTTCTGCTAAAAAAGTTTTAGCTGAAAATCTAAAACAAAGAGCACATAAAGAAGCTAAAGTGGTTGCTGATGCTAAAGCATTAGCTGAAACTTTAAAAGCTCTTGAAATTAAACTTACTGCAAAAGCTGGTGGAGAGAAACTTTTTGGTTCTATCACAAACATCGACATTGCTGAAGCTTTAGAGAAATCAGGTAACGCTATTGATAGAAAATTCATCACTAGTGGTATCGTAAAACGTACTGGAAAATATACAGCTAGCGTTCGTTTACACAGAGACGTTATTGTAGAATTAGCCTACGAGATTATCGCTGAAAAATAA